One Candidatus Micrarchaeia archaeon genomic region harbors:
- a CDS encoding alpha/beta fold hydrolase: MKVFIFHCWGGNSHDCWRGWLADRLREQGITVVAPEFPDTMHPKLEEWLKEARGNVNKFDEDWVLVSHSLGGPAILRLLESFGESERVKAVIMVAAFAKDLGIPEIESFVNNEFNWEKIRKGSKKFIIINSDNDPFIQLGEGKRVAQLLGAELTVEHGAGHINEGAGFTEYPRVLELILKQNHP, from the coding sequence ATGAAAGTGTTCATTTTCCATTGCTGGGGCGGGAATTCGCACGACTGCTGGCGCGGCTGGCTCGCGGACCGGCTGCGCGAACAAGGCATCACGGTCGTAGCTCCTGAATTTCCTGACACGATGCACCCGAAACTGGAAGAATGGCTCAAGGAGGCGCGCGGGAACGTGAATAAATTCGATGAGGATTGGGTGCTGGTTTCACACAGCCTGGGAGGGCCTGCGATACTGCGGCTTTTGGAATCCTTCGGGGAAAGCGAGCGCGTGAAAGCTGTGATAATGGTTGCCGCGTTCGCCAAGGACCTGGGAATTCCGGAAATAGAAAGCTTTGTCAATAATGAATTCAATTGGGAAAAAATCAGAAAGGGCTCGAAAAAATTCATCATCATCAACTCGGACAATGACCCGTTCATACAACTTGGGGAAGGAAAACGCGTGGCGCAGCTTCTCGGCGCGGAGCTGACAGTCGAACACGGGGCCGGCCACATCAACGAAGGGGCAGGATTTACTGAATACCCCCGCGTGCTTGAACTCATACTGAAG